A region from the Falco cherrug isolate bFalChe1 chromosome 17, bFalChe1.pri, whole genome shotgun sequence genome encodes:
- the FXYD6 gene encoding FXYD domain-containing ion transport regulator 6 isoform X3, with the protein MEAVLIFLCSLLLPAAVADVATQEKEKEEEEDPFNYDYQSLRIGGLVFAVVLFTVGILLILSRRCRCSFNQKPRAPGDEEAQAENLITSNATGAQKAEN; encoded by the exons ATGGAGGCAGTGCTGATCTTCCTgtgctccctgctcctgccgGCGGCCGTGGCGGACG TGGCCACccaagagaaggagaaggaggaggaggaggacccCTTTAACTATG ATTACCAGAGCCTGAGGATTGGGGGACTGGTGTTTGCTGTGGTCCTGTTCACCGTCGGCATTCTTCTTATACTCA GCAGGAGGTGCAGGTGCAGTTTCAACCAGAAGCCCAG AGCTCCTGGGGATGAGGAGGCTCAGGCTGAGAACCTGATCACCTCGAACG CAACGGGAGCACAGAAAGCGGAGAACTGA
- the FXYD2 gene encoding sodium/potassium-transporting ATPase subunit gamma: MRFVPQLTCFPVGACCQSEVPAGRHTNTMGDEQAPEQSPDRFSYDYETIRNGGLIFAVVAFVVGLLIILSRRFHCGRKKRRQGNEEDL, from the exons ATGAGGTTTGTCCCCCAATTAACGTGCTTTCCCGTGGGTGCCTGCTGCCAGAGCGAGGTGCCTGCTGGACGACACACCAACACGATGGGTGATG AGCAAGCACCTGAGCAGAGCCCAGACAGGTTCAGCTACG acTATGAGACCATCCGCAATGGGGGGCTGATCTTCGCCGTCGTGGCTTTTGTTGTCGGGCTCCTCATCATCCTCA GCCGGCGGTTCCACTGTggcaggaagaagaggag ACAAGGAAACGAGGAAGACCTGTAG